Proteins from a genomic interval of Microbacterium abyssi:
- a CDS encoding M4 family metallopeptidase produces MDHSIVPAYLLARLAQSERFVKAADAARQTLLAGRPQFRARLNFSIDANGTLVAELGDAPNRTISDAGGTETLPGAVVRAEDDPPVDDASVNEAFDGLGATFELLLSAFQRNSFDGAGAPLNATVHYGTDYDNAFWDGERMVFGDGDGEVFLGFTRSLTVIGHELAHGVIQHTANLEYQGQPGALNESIADVFGALTEQFAEGQTAEQATWLIGAGIFTDEVQGKALRSMIEPGTAYDDDELGKDPQPAHMSDFVQTAEDNGGVHINSGIPNRAFALAARTLGGNAWERAGTVWYRALTGGLSATATFREFADATVSAAEREYGEEVTAAVRDAWTTVGVLDAEGTRRTE; encoded by the coding sequence ATGGACCACAGCATCGTTCCCGCGTACCTGCTCGCACGCCTCGCCCAGTCGGAGCGCTTCGTGAAGGCGGCGGATGCTGCGCGCCAGACCCTGCTCGCCGGGCGCCCGCAGTTCCGCGCCCGCCTCAACTTCTCGATCGATGCGAACGGCACTCTCGTCGCCGAACTCGGGGATGCCCCGAACCGCACGATCAGCGACGCGGGTGGCACCGAGACCCTGCCGGGCGCCGTGGTGCGCGCAGAGGACGACCCACCCGTCGACGACGCGTCGGTGAACGAGGCGTTCGACGGTCTCGGCGCCACGTTCGAGCTGCTGCTCTCGGCGTTCCAGCGCAATTCGTTCGACGGCGCCGGCGCACCGCTGAACGCCACGGTGCACTACGGCACCGACTACGACAACGCCTTCTGGGACGGCGAGCGCATGGTGTTCGGCGACGGCGACGGCGAGGTGTTCCTGGGCTTCACACGATCGCTCACGGTGATCGGCCACGAGCTCGCGCACGGCGTGATCCAGCACACCGCGAACCTCGAGTACCAGGGGCAACCCGGCGCCCTGAACGAGTCGATCGCCGACGTCTTCGGCGCGCTCACCGAACAGTTCGCCGAGGGGCAGACCGCCGAGCAGGCGACCTGGCTGATCGGTGCGGGCATCTTCACCGACGAGGTGCAGGGCAAGGCGCTGCGATCCATGATCGAGCCCGGCACGGCCTACGACGACGACGAGCTCGGCAAGGATCCGCAGCCGGCGCACATGAGCGACTTCGTGCAGACCGCCGAGGACAACGGCGGAGTGCACATCAACTCGGGCATCCCGAACCGGGCCTTCGCCCTGGCCGCCCGCACGCTCGGCGGCAATGCCTGGGAGCGCGCGGGCACCGTCTGGTACCGGGCGCTCACCGGTGGGCTGTCGGCCACGGCGACGTTCCGCGAGTTCGCGGATGCCACTGTGTCCGCGGCCGAGCGCGAGTACGGTGAGGAGGTGACCGCCGCAGTACGCGACGCGTGGACGACCGTGGGAGTGCTGGATGCCGAGGGAACTCGACGCACCGAGTGA
- a CDS encoding SDR family NAD(P)-dependent oxidoreductase has translation MTGAFTDSAADLGDGLDPDDLATTLRVLKQLDSISEQHPDYIAVRRATAAMFKAVKRVRRKEIRDAIAEADKAVVAKTATGAPDRIDDETRGHDLKTTADAPTAGELLKPRNCYICKQPYTLVDAFYHQLCPDCARFSHGKRNARTDLTGRRALLTGGRAKIGMHIALRLLRDGAHLTITTRFPRDAVRRFSSLPDASDWLHRLRIVGIDLRDPAQVIALADSVAAQGPLDILINNAAQTVRRSPGAYSLLADAEMQPLPDGPLPEMETFGHTADPHPQALQASVDANPLLSVAALGGTVAEQGGQALTAEDLARLAMAPGSSSLEKHADGSAIDAGGLVPDTDHVNSWVQSVEQVDPLEMLEVQLANTTAPFLLISRLRASMAASPAHRKYVVNVSAMEGQFSRRYKGPGHPHTNMAKAALNMLTRTSAGEMLETDGILMTAVDTGWITDERPHHTKVRLAEEGFHAPLDLVDGAARVYDPIVQGEAGVDVHGVFLKDYKPNPW, from the coding sequence ATGACCGGAGCCTTCACCGACAGCGCAGCCGACCTCGGCGACGGCCTCGATCCGGACGATCTCGCCACCACGCTGCGCGTGCTGAAGCAACTGGACAGCATCAGCGAACAGCATCCGGATTACATCGCGGTCCGCCGCGCGACCGCCGCCATGTTCAAGGCCGTGAAGCGCGTGCGCCGCAAGGAGATCCGCGATGCGATCGCCGAGGCCGACAAGGCCGTCGTCGCGAAGACCGCGACCGGCGCTCCCGACCGCATCGACGACGAGACGCGCGGCCACGACCTGAAGACGACGGCGGATGCTCCGACCGCAGGAGAATTGCTCAAGCCCCGCAACTGCTACATCTGCAAGCAGCCGTACACGCTCGTCGACGCGTTCTACCACCAGCTCTGCCCGGACTGCGCGCGCTTCAGCCACGGCAAGCGCAACGCCCGCACCGACCTCACCGGCCGCCGCGCGCTGCTCACCGGCGGGCGCGCGAAGATCGGCATGCACATCGCGCTGCGCCTGCTCCGCGACGGCGCGCACCTGACGATCACGACGCGCTTCCCCCGCGACGCCGTGCGCCGCTTCTCGTCCCTGCCGGACGCCTCGGACTGGCTGCACCGGCTGCGCATCGTCGGCATCGACCTGCGCGACCCCGCCCAGGTGATCGCGCTCGCCGACTCCGTCGCCGCGCAGGGCCCGCTCGACATCCTCATCAACAACGCCGCACAGACCGTGCGGCGCTCGCCGGGTGCCTACTCGCTGCTGGCGGATGCCGAGATGCAGCCGCTTCCCGACGGGCCACTGCCCGAGATGGAGACGTTCGGGCACACCGCCGACCCGCATCCGCAGGCGCTGCAGGCATCCGTCGACGCCAATCCGCTGCTGTCGGTCGCAGCCCTCGGCGGCACCGTGGCCGAGCAGGGCGGCCAGGCGCTGACGGCCGAAGACCTCGCAAGGCTCGCGATGGCACCGGGATCGTCGTCACTGGAGAAGCACGCCGACGGCTCGGCGATCGACGCCGGCGGTCTCGTGCCTGACACCGACCACGTCAACAGCTGGGTGCAGTCGGTCGAGCAGGTCGATCCGCTCGAGATGCTCGAGGTGCAGCTGGCGAACACCACCGCGCCGTTCCTGCTGATCAGCCGGCTGCGCGCCTCGATGGCGGCGTCGCCGGCGCACCGCAAGTACGTCGTGAACGTCTCGGCGATGGAGGGGCAGTTCTCGCGCCGCTACAAGGGCCCAGGGCATCCGCACACCAACATGGCCAAGGCGGCGCTGAACATGCTCACGCGCACCAGCGCCGGCGAGATGCTGGAGACCGACGGCATCCTGATGACCGCGGTCGACACCGGCTGGATCACCGACGAGCGCCCGCACCACACCAAGGTGCGCCTCGCGGAGGAGGGCTTCCATGCCCCGCTCGACCTCGTCGACGGTGCGGCGCGCGTGTATGACCCGATCGTGCAGGGCGAGGCCGGAGTCGATGTGCACGGCGTCTTCCTGAAGGATTACAAGCCGAACCCCTGGTGA
- a CDS encoding Nramp family divalent metal transporter yields the protein MSDRSTTRRTSTTPGTGYGRVSTETMRNIVETRRTRRSFWQQLTLIGPAFVAGAWQFGPGNLTTAVQAGSGYQYALIWVIVVSTILMIFLTDMSVRLGIKSPISLISSIKDHLGGWVGVVAGIGVFLITLCFSVGNAVGSGLGLSMLLGGSPIMWTVICTVVVAGILLLRNVYRVIEKVLVVAVALMSITFIASAFIANPDWAAAGAGLLPTAPGGAWLLIVALVGTNFSVNAAFYTSYGTKERGRSEADYRDVTVVDTIPGIVAPGIMTALVIVVAAAVLGHTGEAAPTIVALAGVFEPLAGPVGATIFGLGFFAAAFSSMIANATAGGTMLSDGLGKGPSSSSATAKLVSGGILAFGVLIAVVFQSSPVQLIVIAQALTVLIAPILAALIIIMANRVTLMGDMRNRWWQNLCGIIGLVAVVLLSIRLVITLVS from the coding sequence ATGAGTGACCGATCGACCACGCGGCGCACCTCGACCACCCCGGGCACTGGCTACGGCCGGGTCTCGACTGAGACGATGAGGAACATCGTCGAAACTCGCAGAACCCGCCGGTCGTTCTGGCAGCAGCTGACGCTCATCGGGCCGGCCTTCGTGGCCGGGGCATGGCAGTTCGGACCGGGCAACCTCACCACCGCTGTCCAGGCCGGCAGCGGCTATCAGTATGCGCTGATCTGGGTGATCGTCGTATCGACGATCCTCATGATCTTCCTCACCGACATGAGCGTGCGACTGGGTATCAAGTCGCCGATCTCGCTCATCTCCTCGATCAAGGATCACCTGGGCGGCTGGGTGGGCGTCGTCGCCGGAATCGGCGTCTTCCTGATCACCCTCTGCTTCTCGGTCGGCAACGCGGTCGGCTCGGGACTCGGGCTGTCGATGCTCCTCGGCGGCAGCCCGATCATGTGGACGGTCATCTGCACTGTCGTGGTGGCCGGCATCCTGCTGCTGCGCAACGTCTACCGCGTCATCGAGAAGGTTCTCGTCGTCGCGGTGGCGCTCATGTCCATCACGTTCATCGCATCGGCTTTCATCGCGAACCCGGATTGGGCTGCGGCCGGCGCCGGTCTGCTCCCCACAGCTCCGGGAGGCGCCTGGCTGCTGATCGTGGCGCTCGTCGGGACCAACTTCTCGGTGAATGCCGCGTTCTACACCTCGTACGGCACGAAGGAGCGCGGCCGGTCCGAGGCGGACTACCGCGACGTCACCGTGGTGGACACGATCCCCGGGATCGTCGCGCCCGGGATCATGACGGCACTGGTGATCGTGGTCGCCGCAGCCGTCCTCGGCCACACCGGTGAGGCCGCCCCGACCATCGTGGCCCTCGCCGGCGTCTTCGAGCCCCTCGCCGGACCGGTCGGCGCGACCATCTTCGGGCTGGGCTTCTTCGCCGCGGCGTTCTCCTCGATGATCGCCAACGCCACCGCGGGCGGGACCATGCTCTCCGACGGACTGGGCAAGGGTCCTTCGTCGAGCTCGGCCACAGCGAAGCTGGTCAGCGGCGGCATCCTGGCGTTCGGCGTGCTCATCGCGGTCGTCTTCCAGTCGTCGCCGGTGCAGCTGATCGTCATCGCGCAGGCACTGACCGTTCTCATCGCGCCGATCCTCGCAGCGCTGATCATCATCATGGCGAACCGCGTGACGCTGATGGGCGACATGCGCAACCGCTGGTGGCAGAACCTGTGCGGGATCATCGGACTGGTGGCCGTGGTGCTGCTGTCGATCCGGCTGGTGATCACCCTCGTCAGCTGA
- a CDS encoding dihydrodipicolinate synthase family protein gives MTLDLRGLSPAPVTPFTEDGDVDFDAIQRLGSWLGSIEGVKSLVVLGHAGEGTFLTEREQLDVIRAFVASTDGRVPVVAGITKEGNKTAALEAKAAVDAGAAAGLVYPSHGWLRFGYQQGAPQSRYREIYEESGLPLILFQYPDNTKATYDLDTQLEIAGQEGVFATKNGVRNMRRWYTEIPALRAAYPELQILSCHDEYLLPTMFDVDGLLVGYGNIAPEPLVELIAAGKARDYETAHAIHERLLPVTQNVYHRGSHMEGTVALKWGLVQRGILDHATVRTPLLPLPEGADAEIAAAFALAGLGKVAVPA, from the coding sequence ATGACTCTCGATCTCCGCGGCCTCAGCCCCGCACCTGTCACCCCGTTCACCGAGGACGGAGACGTCGACTTCGACGCGATCCAGCGACTCGGCTCCTGGCTCGGCTCGATCGAAGGCGTCAAGAGCCTCGTCGTGCTCGGCCACGCGGGTGAGGGCACCTTCCTCACCGAGCGCGAGCAGCTCGACGTCATCCGGGCGTTCGTCGCCTCGACGGACGGACGCGTCCCGGTCGTGGCCGGCATCACCAAGGAGGGCAACAAGACCGCCGCTCTGGAGGCGAAGGCCGCCGTCGACGCGGGCGCTGCGGCAGGGCTCGTCTACCCCTCCCACGGCTGGCTGCGGTTCGGATACCAGCAGGGCGCGCCGCAGTCGCGGTATCGCGAGATCTACGAGGAGTCGGGCCTGCCGCTGATCCTGTTCCAGTACCCCGACAACACCAAGGCGACCTACGACCTCGACACGCAGCTGGAGATCGCCGGCCAGGAGGGCGTGTTCGCGACCAAGAACGGCGTGCGGAACATGCGCCGCTGGTACACCGAGATCCCCGCGCTTCGGGCCGCGTACCCCGAGCTGCAGATCCTCTCCTGCCACGACGAGTACCTCCTGCCGACGATGTTCGATGTGGACGGGCTGCTCGTCGGCTACGGAAACATCGCACCGGAGCCGCTCGTCGAGCTCATCGCTGCGGGCAAGGCGCGCGACTACGAGACCGCGCACGCCATCCACGAACGACTGCTCCCTGTGACCCAGAACGTGTACCACCGCGGCTCCCACATGGAGGGCACGGTTGCCCTCAAGTGGGGCCTCGTGCAGCGCGGCATCCTGGATCACGCGACGGTCCGCACTCCCCTCCTGCCCCTGCCGGAAGGAGCGGATGCCGAGATCGCGGCGGCGTTCGCCCTGGCCGGACTCGGCAAGGTCGCTGTCCCCGCATGA
- a CDS encoding LacI family DNA-binding transcriptional regulator, whose translation MDTHAERRIVTLKDVAAASGVSVSTVSRILDDRTPPSRSATAERVRGVADDLGYRRNVFASGLRRGATGTIGVLVPRLTDNVMALMFEAIERAARSRSSFAVVATCGDDPNEERRATETLLGRNVDGLILATARLDDTLPASLRERGVPHALVLRTDGQSPSALGDDESGGYFAVRHLIDLGHRDIALITGPWFTSSARDRLSGARRALAEAGLELPDERVISTGYGIESGNEAASRLLADEPRRPTAIFAANDNLAIGAMTAVGAAGLTVGTEVSIVGYNDIPLAGMLPVPLTTVRTPFDQIAASAIELLDATGIGQHVTRTLPTLIPRSSTAPRADR comes from the coding sequence ATGGATACTCACGCCGAACGGCGCATCGTGACGCTGAAGGATGTCGCCGCGGCATCCGGAGTCAGCGTCTCGACGGTCAGCCGCATCCTCGACGACCGGACGCCGCCTTCGCGCTCCGCCACCGCGGAGCGCGTGCGAGGCGTGGCGGACGATCTCGGCTACCGGCGGAACGTCTTCGCCTCCGGCCTTCGCCGCGGCGCGACCGGAACCATCGGTGTGCTGGTGCCCCGGCTCACCGACAACGTCATGGCCCTGATGTTCGAGGCGATCGAGAGGGCGGCGCGGTCGCGCAGTTCGTTCGCCGTCGTCGCGACCTGCGGTGATGACCCGAACGAGGAGCGGCGCGCCACCGAGACGCTGCTCGGGCGCAACGTCGACGGGTTGATCCTTGCGACGGCCCGCTTGGACGACACGCTGCCGGCATCCCTGCGTGAGCGTGGCGTGCCGCACGCGCTGGTGCTGCGCACCGATGGGCAGAGCCCTTCGGCGCTCGGAGATGACGAGTCGGGCGGTTACTTCGCTGTCCGCCATCTGATCGACCTCGGCCACCGTGACATCGCCCTGATCACCGGCCCGTGGTTCACCTCGAGCGCCCGCGACCGTCTTTCCGGGGCGCGGCGCGCGCTGGCGGAGGCGGGCCTGGAGCTGCCGGATGAACGTGTCATCTCGACCGGGTACGGCATCGAATCGGGCAATGAGGCCGCATCGCGACTTCTTGCAGACGAGCCCCGGCGCCCTACGGCGATTTTCGCGGCCAACGACAATCTCGCGATCGGCGCGATGACGGCCGTCGGCGCGGCCGGATTGACGGTCGGCACGGAGGTGTCCATCGTCGGGTACAACGACATCCCGCTCGCAGGGATGCTCCCGGTCCCTCTGACGACGGTGCGCACACCGTTCGACCAGATCGCCGCCAGCGCGATCGAGCTGTTGGATGCGACGGGCATCGGCCAGCATGTCACTCGCACGCTTCCCACCCTGATCCCGCGATCGTCCACAGCACCGCGCGCCGACCGGTAG
- a CDS encoding VOC family protein — MAAFTVDGAFSGFSVDDIDAAKEFYGTTLGLEVESNPMGFLDLKLPGGGSILVYSKPNHTPASFTILNFPVADIDAAVDDLISRGVQTKIYSDAEFASDERGIVRGEGQGPDIAWFRDPAGNVLAVMQG, encoded by the coding sequence ATGGCAGCTTTCACAGTGGATGGTGCGTTCAGCGGTTTCAGCGTCGACGACATCGACGCGGCGAAGGAGTTCTACGGAACGACGCTCGGGCTCGAGGTCGAGTCCAACCCGATGGGGTTCCTCGATCTGAAGCTGCCCGGCGGCGGATCGATCCTCGTCTACTCGAAGCCGAACCATACGCCGGCGAGCTTCACGATCCTGAACTTCCCGGTGGCCGATATCGATGCGGCGGTCGATGACCTCATCTCCCGCGGTGTGCAGACGAAGATCTACAGCGATGCGGAGTTCGCATCCGACGAGCGCGGCATCGTGCGGGGCGAAGGCCAGGGGCCCGACATCGCGTGGTTCCGCGACCCGGCGGGCAACGTGCTCGCGGTCATGCAGGGCTGA
- a CDS encoding nuclear transport factor 2 family protein produces the protein MDATAEDLIALEHDGWRSLCDGTGGDYYGDLMTAEGTMILAHGFALTRAEVIASLADAPPWERYEIEDERVIALAEDVASLVYTGRGFRPDEPPFVALMSSTYVREGGRWRLAIYQQTPVPQDS, from the coding sequence ATGGACGCCACAGCCGAAGACCTGATCGCCCTCGAACACGACGGCTGGCGATCCCTGTGCGACGGGACCGGCGGCGACTACTACGGCGACCTCATGACCGCAGAGGGCACGATGATCCTGGCTCACGGATTCGCGCTGACGCGGGCAGAGGTGATCGCATCCCTCGCCGATGCACCGCCGTGGGAACGGTACGAGATCGAAGACGAGCGGGTGATCGCACTCGCTGAGGACGTCGCCTCGCTCGTCTACACGGGCCGCGGATTCCGGCCGGACGAGCCGCCGTTCGTCGCCCTGATGTCGAGCACCTACGTCCGTGAGGGCGGGCGTTGGCGGCTCGCGATCTACCAGCAGACCCCGGTGCCCCAGGACTCGTAG
- a CDS encoding DEAD/DEAH box helicase — protein sequence MPSLLDPATLPDGSDADAVYTAFVEWAESTGIQLYPAQDEAVIEIVSGNNLILSTPTGTGKSLVAIGAHFAALVEGRRSYYTAPIKALVSEKFFALVDIFGPDNVGMVTGDSSVNAEAPIICCTAEILANIALRQGPSAEVGQVVMDEFHFYADPDRGWAWQVPLLTLPQAQFVLMSATLGDVTELAEDLTRRTGRETATVTGVERPVPLHFYYELTPIHETVEDLLRTGQAPIYVVHFSQAAAMERAQALSSTKIATREQRDEIAALIGEFRFTTAFGKTLSRFLRAGIGVHHAGMLPKYRRLVEQLAQRGLLRVICGTDTLGVGINVPIRTVLLTALTKFDGTRMRQLNAREFHQIAGRAGRAGYDTAGTVVAQAPEHESENAAAIRKAGDDPKKKRKLIRKKAPDGFVSWGEPSFRKLVDADPETLTSHMQITSAMMLNVIGRGGDVFANMRALVYDNHEPRARQRLLALRALGIYRTLRESGIVEQRFDEISGRTEIRLTVDLQPNFALNQPLSPFALAAFELLDADAATYALDMISIVESTLDDPRAVLSQQEFLARGDAVAEMKREGIEYDERMELLEQITYPKPLQELLEQAFETYGSAQPWIRDFELHPKSVVRDMYERAMSFGEYVAYYKIARSEGVVLRYLSDAYRAASQTIPEELKNEDLRDLIEWLGELVRQVDSSLLDEWEELRAGTDDGVVDLRALKAADHVDEPIVPPAPKRLTSNVRAFRTLVRNELFRRVQLAALEDVDALAELDPDFGADAWDAALDAYFAEHDEILTGPDARGAKLLILTEGASEWTARQIFDDPSGDHDWGISATVDLAASDEAGEAVVTVTAVDRL from the coding sequence ATGCCTTCGCTTCTCGACCCGGCCACCCTTCCCGACGGCTCCGATGCCGATGCCGTCTACACGGCGTTCGTGGAATGGGCGGAGTCGACCGGCATCCAGCTGTACCCCGCCCAGGACGAGGCGGTCATCGAGATCGTCTCGGGCAACAACCTGATCCTGTCGACCCCTACCGGAACCGGGAAGTCGCTCGTCGCGATCGGGGCGCACTTCGCCGCACTCGTCGAAGGCCGCCGCAGCTACTACACGGCGCCGATCAAGGCTCTCGTGAGCGAGAAGTTCTTCGCGCTGGTCGACATCTTCGGGCCGGACAACGTCGGCATGGTCACCGGGGATTCGTCGGTCAACGCGGAGGCCCCGATCATCTGCTGCACCGCCGAGATCCTCGCGAACATCGCCCTGCGGCAAGGCCCGTCGGCCGAAGTCGGCCAGGTCGTGATGGACGAGTTCCACTTCTACGCCGACCCCGATCGCGGGTGGGCGTGGCAGGTTCCCCTGCTGACACTGCCGCAGGCGCAATTCGTCCTGATGTCGGCCACACTCGGCGACGTCACCGAGCTGGCCGAGGATCTGACCCGTCGCACCGGGCGCGAGACCGCGACCGTGACGGGGGTCGAGCGGCCGGTGCCGCTGCACTTCTACTACGAGCTCACGCCGATCCACGAGACCGTCGAGGACCTGCTCAGGACCGGGCAGGCGCCGATCTATGTCGTGCACTTCTCGCAGGCCGCCGCGATGGAGCGCGCGCAGGCGCTGTCGAGCACGAAGATCGCCACGCGGGAGCAGCGGGACGAGATCGCGGCGCTGATCGGCGAGTTCCGCTTCACGACGGCGTTCGGCAAGACACTGTCGAGGTTCCTGCGCGCCGGCATCGGCGTGCATCACGCCGGGATGCTGCCGAAATACCGCCGGCTCGTCGAGCAGCTCGCACAGCGCGGCCTGCTGCGCGTCATCTGCGGCACCGACACGCTCGGCGTCGGCATCAACGTGCCGATCCGCACGGTGCTGCTGACGGCGCTGACGAAGTTCGACGGCACGCGGATGCGGCAGCTGAACGCCCGCGAGTTCCATCAGATCGCCGGACGCGCGGGCCGGGCCGGATACGACACCGCCGGCACGGTCGTCGCACAGGCGCCGGAGCACGAGTCGGAGAACGCGGCGGCGATCAGGAAGGCCGGCGACGACCCGAAGAAGAAGCGCAAGCTCATCCGCAAGAAAGCCCCGGACGGGTTCGTGTCGTGGGGCGAGCCCTCTTTCCGCAAGCTCGTGGATGCCGATCCCGAGACGCTGACCTCGCACATGCAGATCACCAGCGCGATGATGCTCAACGTCATCGGCCGCGGCGGCGATGTGTTCGCCAATATGCGCGCGCTGGTATACGACAACCACGAACCGCGTGCACGTCAGCGACTCCTCGCGCTGCGCGCGCTCGGCATCTACCGCACGCTGCGGGAGTCGGGGATCGTCGAGCAGCGGTTCGACGAGATCAGCGGCCGCACCGAGATCCGCCTCACCGTCGATCTGCAGCCCAACTTCGCGCTGAACCAGCCGCTGTCGCCGTTCGCACTGGCCGCTTTCGAGCTGCTCGATGCGGATGCCGCCACCTACGCCCTCGACATGATCTCGATCGTGGAGTCGACGCTCGACGACCCGCGCGCGGTACTGAGCCAGCAGGAGTTCCTCGCGCGCGGGGATGCCGTCGCCGAGATGAAGCGCGAGGGCATCGAGTACGACGAGCGGATGGAGCTGCTCGAACAGATCACGTATCCGAAGCCGTTGCAGGAGCTGCTCGAGCAGGCGTTCGAGACGTACGGCTCGGCGCAGCCGTGGATCCGCGACTTCGAGCTGCATCCGAAATCCGTCGTCCGCGACATGTACGAGCGTGCCATGTCGTTCGGGGAATATGTCGCGTACTACAAGATCGCGCGCTCAGAGGGCGTGGTGCTGCGATACCTGTCTGACGCGTATCGGGCGGCGTCGCAGACGATTCCCGAGGAGCTGAAGAACGAGGATCTGCGAGATCTCATCGAGTGGCTCGGCGAGCTCGTGCGGCAGGTCGACTCGAGTCTGCTCGATGAGTGGGAGGAGCTGCGCGCCGGCACCGACGACGGCGTCGTCGATCTGCGCGCATTGAAGGCAGCGGATCACGTCGACGAACCGATCGTCCCTCCGGCGCCCAAGCGACTCACGTCGAATGTGCGAGCGTTCCGGACGCTGGTGCGCAACGAGCTGTTCCGGCGCGTCCAGCTCGCCGCCCTCGAGGACGTGGATGCTCTCGCCGAACTCGATCCGGACTTCGGGGCCGACGCGTGGGATGCCGCGCTGGATGCCTACTTCGCCGAGCACGACGAGATCCTCACCGGTCCGGATGCCCGCGGCGCGAAGCTGCTGATCCTCACCGAGGGCGCGAGCGAATGGACCGCGCGTCAGATCTTCGACGACCCGTCCGGCGACCACGACTGGGGCATCTCCGCGACCGTGGACCTCGCAGCATCCGACGAGGCCGGCGAAGCCGTCGTCACGGTCACCGCCGTCGACCGGCTCTGA
- a CDS encoding BadF/BadG/BcrA/BcrD ATPase family protein: MSPTQGAVGIDVGASGIRIATLLDGVRADIVTEEPLPRLNGHVDVEALARLLGAKVRAQLSESSPTIDAVTIGMAGFPDLVDSPRRLADMLLSQLGARRVVLAADAYTSHVGALGLRSGTVVAAGTGVIALGTDHDTAWVRADGWGLLLGDQGGGAWIGQRGLRAAMHAADGRRGGSMMLLDSLIDRFDGTDRLVRQLYASSAPAILFGQFAPAVADAARAGDAIAQAIWREAGRHLALTAAAAARDVGPVFSWAGGVFAAGDLVLESFRSELLAARPDAIVVEPLASSAHGALRLALEVDLRSNPPFLEVFAQG, translated from the coding sequence ATGAGCCCGACGCAGGGAGCGGTCGGAATCGACGTCGGAGCAAGTGGAATCCGGATCGCAACGCTCCTCGATGGCGTGAGAGCGGATATCGTCACCGAGGAACCGCTGCCCCGACTCAACGGGCATGTCGATGTCGAGGCGCTCGCGCGCCTGCTGGGAGCAAAGGTGCGGGCCCAGCTCTCGGAGAGCTCTCCCACGATCGATGCGGTGACCATCGGAATGGCCGGTTTTCCCGACCTCGTCGACTCACCGCGCCGTCTGGCCGACATGCTTCTGTCGCAGCTCGGCGCACGTCGCGTGGTGCTCGCCGCCGATGCGTACACGTCGCACGTCGGCGCTCTGGGCCTCAGATCGGGCACCGTCGTCGCCGCCGGCACCGGCGTGATCGCGCTCGGAACAGACCACGACACGGCATGGGTGCGTGCCGACGGCTGGGGCCTCCTTCTCGGCGACCAGGGTGGCGGCGCATGGATCGGTCAGCGCGGACTGCGCGCGGCCATGCACGCCGCAGACGGCCGTCGCGGCGGGTCGATGATGCTGCTCGACTCACTCATCGATCGCTTCGACGGCACCGACCGCCTCGTTCGTCAGCTGTACGCATCAAGCGCCCCGGCGATCCTGTTCGGACAGTTCGCGCCGGCTGTCGCAGACGCCGCGCGCGCCGGCGACGCGATCGCTCAGGCGATCTGGCGCGAAGCCGGCCGGCACCTGGCGCTGACCGCCGCGGCCGCAGCGCGCGACGTCGGTCCGGTGTTCTCGTGGGCCGGCGGCGTCTTCGCCGCGGGCGACCTCGTTCTCGAGTCGTTCCGTTCGGAGCTTCTCGCCGCGCGGCCTGACGCGATTGTTGTAGAGCCCCTCGCCTCTTCCGCCCATGGTGCACTGCGCCTTGCGCTCGAAGTCGACCTTCGCTCGAACCCGCCATTCCTGGAAGTTTTCGCACAGGGTTGA